In Nasonia vitripennis strain AsymCx chromosome 2 unlocalized genomic scaffold, Nvit_psr_1.1 chr2_random0004, whole genome shotgun sequence, a single window of DNA contains:
- the LOC116416281 gene encoding uncharacterized protein LOC116416281: MQKGGHIAKVCRTSSSLSTSQIQSSEEPAQKIDTLKCFNAVEKIHVICSSVAANIASTASVLALLMYHLVLHLVNFQSTLFKALTIPLLVVNGSHNREQTWFCYIHINT, encoded by the exons ATGCAAAAAGGTGGACACATAGCAAAAGTTTGCAGAACTTCATCTTCGCTTTCTACTTCTCAAATACAAAGTTCTGAAGAGCCTGCACAAAAAATAGACACATTGAAATGTTTCAACGCAGTCGAAAAAATCCACGTTATTTGTTCTTCTG TTGCAGCCAACATCGCCTCAACTGCATCCGTACTTGCTCTGCTAATGTATCATTTGGTTCTACATCTCGTCAACTTCCAGTCTACGTTATTCAAGGCTCTTACGATTCCTCTTTTGGTCGTGAATGGATCGCAcaatagggaacagacatggttttgctatatacatataaatacttag